From a single Sorghum bicolor cultivar BTx623 chromosome 5, Sorghum_bicolor_NCBIv3, whole genome shotgun sequence genomic region:
- the LOC8075806 gene encoding protein LAZY 1: MKLLGWMHRKLRQNSNDVFKEFNNGGGGTCNCLTGLASPDPATFLASANEYFAGDHDFTNIHSSPPDTDLFTFGGSGLLTIGTLGITAVAVPADADDDDYDVDVDADSDSDDNDDTADEGDKVDSAVTPTFTYTAPPTALAEAAEVVEKAAVAVVEAIAEKDDDTTTEDDLMVVSAELEKVLGGRNSGAAGDLIASARVSFAMGVDCPLQGFLFGSPVSDAAESRLEQPRDSNGGRRTSLGELFMRTRFADEKVALVAVEEGEDGGDGGAAGGERDDGKAGKGGGCHKTTKKRRVKDDKVAGGDGTPASAAVTKSKFQKILQIFHRKVYPESAALARNLTKKSRKRGSGGADEPAEPASSNKLRCRKEQRAPGFGCCANRASFGGAASPIHDDDDDDELNGSKSGHWIKTDAEYLVLEL; encoded by the exons ATGAAG CTCCTCGGTTGGATGCACCGGAAGTTACGACAGAATAGTAATGATGTCTTCAAAGAGTTCAACAACGGTGGAG GTGGGACCTGCAACTGCCTCACCGGGCTGGCCTCGCCGGACCCGGCCACCTTCCTCGCCTCCGCCAACGAATACTTCGCCGGCGACCACGACTTCACCAACATTCACTCATCTCCGCCGGACACCGACCTCTTCACCTTTGGTGGCAGCGGCCTCCTCACCATCGGCACTCTAGGCATCACCGCGGTCGCGGTCCCTGCAGACGCTGACGACGACGATTACGACGTCGACGTCGATGCCGACTCCGACTCTGACGACAACGACGACACCGCGGATGAGGGAGACAAGGTCGACAGCGCCGTCACGCCCACATTCACATACACAGCGCCGCCTACGGCACTGGCAGAGGCCGCCGAGGTCGTCGAGAAGGCTGCAGTCGCCGTGGTCGAGGCCATCGCCGAGAAGGACGACGACACCACCACGGAGGACGACCTGATGGTGGTGAGCGCCGAACTGGAGAAGGTCCTCGGTGGCCGCAACAGCGGTGCCGCCGGCGACCTGATCGCGTCTGCGCGGGTAAGCTTCGCCATGGGCGTGGACTGCCCGCTGCAGGGCTTCCTGTTCGGCTCTCCGGTGAGCGATGCCGCCGAATCGCGCCTGGAGCAGCCGCGGGACAGCAATGGCGGCCGGCGCACCTCGCTCGGCGAGCTGTTCATGCGCACGCGCTTCGCCGACGAGAAGGTGGCCCTCGTCGCCGTCGAGGAAGGCGAGGACGGCGGGGATGGTGGAGCCGCCGGTGGAGAAAGGGACGACGGGAAAGCAGGGAAAGGCGGCGGCTGCCACAAGACAACGAAGAAGAGGAGGGTGAAAGATGATAAAGTCGCCGGCGGTGATGGAACGCCGGCGAGTGCAGCGGTGACCAAGAGCAAGTTTCAGAAG ATCCTCCAAATCTTCCACAGGAAAGTGTACCCTGAGAGCGCGGCCCTGGCCCGGAACCTGACCAAGAAGAGCCGCAagcgcggcagcggcggcgccgaCGAGCCCGCCGAGCCGGCGTCGTCCAACAAGCTCCGGTGCCGCAAGGAGCAGCGCGCGCCGGGGTTCGGCTGCTGCGCCAACCGGGCCTCCTTCGGTGGCGCCGCTTCTCCCatccacgacgacgacgacgacgacgagctcAACGGCAGCAAGAGCGGCCACTGGATCAAGACCGACGCTGAAT ACTTGGTGCTGGAGTTATAG